One region of Catenuloplanes indicus genomic DNA includes:
- a CDS encoding branched-chain amino acid ABC transporter permease → MERLAFLTVDGLSRGAVYAAMALALVLIWRGARIVNFAQGAMAVAAAYVAHSVTAATGSFWLGFLAAPAAGLALGWLVERLVMRHVGHDRPLNAVIVALGLVLLITAVLGIVYGNEFRPAPPAFDRTAGFALLSPYDIFVFGSVAATVGALALLFTRSKAGLRLRASAFAPEVSRLLGVNVGGMLLLGWVLAAGVGALAGMLIIPTEFGLHPNAMDRSFVVAFTAAVVGGLDSPAGAVIGGLAVGLVLSFVGGYLGDQVTPLAIIVLLLAVLLIRPDGLFAKPAARRI, encoded by the coding sequence ATGGAACGACTCGCCTTCCTCACCGTGGACGGGCTGTCCCGTGGCGCGGTCTACGCCGCGATGGCGCTCGCGCTGGTGCTCATCTGGCGCGGCGCCCGGATCGTGAACTTCGCCCAGGGCGCGATGGCGGTGGCGGCCGCGTACGTCGCGCACAGCGTCACGGCCGCGACCGGCTCGTTCTGGCTCGGCTTCCTCGCCGCGCCGGCCGCCGGGCTGGCCCTCGGCTGGTTGGTGGAACGCCTGGTGATGCGGCACGTCGGGCACGACCGGCCGCTGAACGCGGTGATCGTCGCGCTCGGCCTGGTCCTGCTGATCACCGCGGTGCTCGGCATCGTCTACGGCAACGAGTTCCGGCCGGCGCCGCCCGCGTTCGACCGGACGGCCGGGTTCGCGCTGCTCTCGCCGTACGACATCTTCGTCTTCGGGTCCGTCGCCGCCACGGTCGGCGCGCTGGCGCTGCTGTTCACCCGCAGCAAGGCCGGCCTGCGGCTGCGCGCGTCCGCGTTCGCGCCGGAGGTGTCCCGGCTGCTCGGCGTGAACGTCGGCGGCATGCTGCTGCTCGGCTGGGTGCTCGCGGCCGGTGTCGGCGCGCTGGCCGGGATGCTGATCATCCCGACCGAGTTCGGCCTGCACCCGAACGCGATGGACCGCTCGTTCGTGGTCGCGTTCACCGCGGCCGTGGTCGGCGGCCTGGACAGCCCGGCCGGTGCGGTGATCGGCGGACTCGCGGTCGGCCTGGTGCTGTCGTTCGTCGGCGGCTACCTCGGCGACCAGGTCACGCCGCTGGCGATCATCGTGCTGCTGCTGGCCGTGCTGCTGATCCGCCCGGACGGCCTGTTCGCCAAGCCGGCGGCGAGGCGGATATGA
- a CDS encoding MaoC family dehydratase produces the protein MRVFDSPDKLAAAAGEHLGYSDWTTVDQPRISAFATATGDDQWIHVDPARAATGPFGTTIAHGYLTLSLIPALSWQVYRVEGVRMGINYGLDRVRFPAPLPSGSRVRAGIQLLTVTPVADGALQVAAEVTVEREGGTKPVCVAQTLSRIYP, from the coding sequence GCCGGCGAACACCTCGGCTACAGCGACTGGACCACCGTCGACCAGCCCCGGATCTCCGCCTTCGCCACCGCCACCGGCGACGACCAGTGGATCCACGTCGACCCGGCCCGCGCCGCCACCGGCCCGTTCGGCACCACGATCGCCCACGGCTACCTCACGCTGTCGCTGATCCCGGCGCTGTCCTGGCAGGTCTACCGCGTGGAGGGGGTGCGGATGGGCATCAACTACGGCCTCGACCGGGTGCGCTTCCCGGCGCCGCTCCCGTCCGGTTCCCGGGTCCGCGCCGGCATCCAGCTGCTCACCGTCACCCCGGTCGCGGACGGTGCGCTCCAGGTCGCGGCGGAGGTCACGGTCGAACGCGAGGGCGGCACCAAGCCGGTCTGCGTGGCACAGACGCTGTCGCGCATCTATCCCTGA
- a CDS encoding branched-chain amino acid ABC transporter permease, producing the protein MKRYLWTLLGAALLLALTYVIPPFQNYQLATVAAYLCATAGLTVLTGQNGQLSLGHGALMATGAYTVALMQNAIGNLPLSLLAGVVVTTAAGAVIGLAAARLRGPYLAGVTLAVAVVVPGITTMFDDVLGGDQGLTFYLAPPPFGYDFPFERWQAWIALAAALLTVLLLGNLAAGRYGREFRAVRDDEIAARLCGIHLARTQILAFVVSAAAAGLGGGVLAVLAQSVSPGAFSLTLSLFLVMAIVVGGLGSLAGAVWGAILLVALPDLTTRVTEVFALPTGLAQRLEGNLPLAIFGITLIVVMILAPGGLQGLFLRIVKRGR; encoded by the coding sequence ATGAAGCGTTATCTGTGGACGCTGCTGGGCGCGGCCCTGCTGCTCGCGCTGACCTACGTCATCCCGCCGTTCCAGAACTACCAGCTCGCCACGGTCGCGGCCTACCTGTGCGCGACCGCCGGGCTGACCGTCCTCACCGGACAGAACGGGCAGCTATCGCTCGGCCACGGCGCGCTGATGGCCACCGGGGCGTACACGGTCGCGCTGATGCAGAACGCGATCGGCAACCTGCCGCTGTCCCTGCTCGCCGGCGTCGTGGTCACCACGGCCGCGGGCGCGGTCATCGGGCTCGCCGCGGCCCGGCTCCGCGGACCGTACCTGGCCGGGGTCACGCTCGCGGTAGCGGTCGTCGTGCCCGGCATCACCACCATGTTCGACGACGTGCTCGGCGGCGATCAGGGACTCACGTTCTACCTGGCCCCGCCGCCGTTCGGCTACGACTTCCCGTTCGAGCGGTGGCAGGCCTGGATCGCGCTGGCCGCCGCGCTGCTCACCGTGCTGCTGCTCGGCAACCTCGCCGCCGGCCGGTACGGCCGCGAGTTCCGTGCGGTCCGCGACGACGAGATCGCCGCCCGGCTCTGCGGCATCCACCTGGCCCGCACGCAGATCCTCGCGTTCGTGGTCAGCGCGGCCGCGGCCGGGCTCGGCGGGGGAGTGCTCGCGGTCCTCGCCCAGAGCGTGTCACCCGGCGCGTTCTCCCTCACGCTGTCGCTGTTCCTGGTGATGGCCATCGTGGTCGGCGGGCTCGGCAGCCTGGCCGGCGCGGTCTGGGGCGCGATCCTGCTGGTGGCGCTGCCGGACCTGACCACGCGCGTCACCGAGGTGTTCGCGCTGCCGACCGGGTTGGCCCAACGGCTCGAGGGCAACCTGCCGCTCGCGATCTTCGGCATCACGCTGATCGTGGTGATGATCCTGGCCCCGGGCGGCCTGCAAGGACTGTTCCTACGGATCGTGAAACGAGGTCGATGA
- a CDS encoding ABC transporter substrate-binding protein produces MMRNTVLTLAAALLVVAGCSSEAGSGGGAAVPGVTDTEIVVGTHMPLTGPASAGYSQIAPATKAYFDFVNAAGGINGRKITLKVKDDGYNPANTQQVVRELVLQDKVFAILNGLGTPTHTGVLDFLNSQRVPDLFVASGSRSWDQPGKYPGTFGFNPDYTVEGKILGAYVQQNLAGKKTCFLGQDDDFGRDSLAGVTAVLGDAGVAVKQTYTTSVTNVGPQVDAFKSNACEVVILATVPGFTALTVGTAARQAFTPQWIVSNVGGDYDTLAKSLGDAAPLLEGLLGANYLPAASAASDPWIQLFQKINTQYNAGAPFDGNTVYGMSVGYLFVQVLQAAGRDLTRESLIDAVEKGGYTGPGLGPLRFSADDHSGYGGLRMTKVTGTVQAYFGPTYETDSEGGPVNEYPAAPAAPPANGIPPAA; encoded by the coding sequence ATGATGCGCAACACAGTGCTGACGCTCGCCGCCGCGCTCCTGGTGGTCGCGGGCTGCTCGTCCGAGGCCGGCTCCGGCGGCGGCGCGGCCGTCCCCGGGGTCACCGACACCGAGATCGTCGTCGGTACGCACATGCCGCTCACCGGCCCGGCCAGCGCCGGGTACTCGCAGATCGCGCCCGCGACCAAGGCCTACTTCGACTTCGTCAACGCGGCGGGCGGCATCAACGGACGCAAGATCACACTCAAGGTCAAGGACGACGGCTACAACCCCGCCAACACCCAGCAGGTGGTCCGGGAACTGGTCCTCCAGGACAAGGTCTTCGCGATCCTGAACGGGCTCGGCACGCCCACCCACACCGGCGTGCTCGACTTCCTCAACAGCCAGCGCGTGCCGGACCTGTTCGTCGCGTCCGGCAGCCGCAGCTGGGACCAGCCGGGCAAGTATCCGGGCACGTTCGGCTTCAACCCGGACTACACGGTCGAAGGAAAGATCCTCGGGGCGTACGTGCAGCAGAACCTCGCCGGCAAGAAGACCTGTTTCCTCGGCCAGGACGACGACTTCGGCCGGGACAGCCTGGCCGGTGTCACCGCCGTGCTCGGCGACGCGGGCGTCGCGGTCAAGCAGACCTACACCACCAGCGTCACCAACGTCGGCCCGCAGGTCGACGCGTTCAAGTCCAACGCGTGCGAGGTCGTCATCCTGGCCACCGTGCCCGGCTTCACCGCGCTCACCGTCGGCACCGCCGCGCGCCAGGCGTTCACGCCACAGTGGATAGTCTCGAACGTCGGCGGCGACTACGACACGCTGGCCAAGTCACTCGGTGACGCCGCACCACTGCTCGAGGGCCTGCTCGGTGCGAACTACCTGCCGGCCGCGTCCGCCGCCTCGGACCCGTGGATCCAGCTGTTCCAGAAGATCAACACGCAGTACAACGCGGGTGCGCCGTTCGACGGCAACACCGTCTACGGCATGTCCGTCGGCTACCTCTTCGTCCAGGTGCTGCAGGCGGCCGGCCGGGACCTGACCCGCGAGTCCCTGATCGACGCGGTCGAGAAGGGCGGCTACACCGGCCCGGGCCTCGGCCCGCTGCGCTTCTCCGCCGACGACCACTCCGGCTACGGCGGCCTCCGCATGACCAAGGTGACCGGCACGGTCCAGGCCTACTTCGGCCCGACCTACGAGACGGACTCGGAGGGCGGACCGGTCAACGAGTACCCGGCGGCCCCGGCGGCCCCACCGGCGAACGGCATCCCACCGGCGGCCTAG